Proteins encoded within one genomic window of Tamandua tetradactyla isolate mTamTet1 chromosome 11, mTamTet1.pri, whole genome shotgun sequence:
- the GTF2F1 gene encoding general transcription factor IIF subunit 1 isoform X6: MAALGPSSQNVTEYVVRVPKNTTKRYNIMAFNAADKVNFATWNQARLERDLSNKKIYQEEEMPESGAGSEFNRKLREEARRKKYGIVLKEFRPEDQPWLLRVNGKAGRKFKGVKKGGVTENTSYYIFTQCPDGAFEAFPVHNWYNFTPLARHRTLTAEEAEEEWERRNKVLNHFSIMQQRRLKDQGQDEEEEEKEKRSRKKASELRIHDLEDDLEMSSDDSDASGEEGGRAPRAKKKAPPAKGGKKKKKKKGSDDEAFEDSDDGDFEGQEVDYMSDGSSSQDEMEGKPKVPQQEEGPKGVDEQSESSEESEEEKPPEEEKEEDEEKKAPAPQEKKRRKDSSEDSDSSEESDIDSEASSALFMAKKKTPPKRERKASGGSSRGNSRPGTPSTESGSTSSMLRAAASKLEQGKRSSEVPVAKRLRLDTAPQSLSGKSTPSSGDVQVTEDAVRRYLTRKPMTTKDLLKKFQTKKTGLSSEQTVNVLAQILKRLNPERKMINDKMHFSLKE, from the exons GCTCGGCTAGAGCGGGACTTGAGCAACAAGAAGATTTACCAAGAGGAGGAGATGCCCGAGTCGGGCGCTGGCAGTGAGTTCAACCGCAAGCTTAGGGAGGAGGCTCGGAGGAAAAAATATGGCATTGTCCTCAAGGAGTTCCGACCAGAGGACCAACCCTGGCTGCTTCGGGTCAATGGCAAAGCCGGCAGGAA GTTCAAGGGGGTGAAGAAGGGAGGCGTGACGGAGAACACATCCTACTACATCTTTACCCAGTGCCCTGATGGAGCCTTTGAGGCCTTCCCCGTCCATAACTGGTACAACTTCACGCCGCTGGCACGACACCGCACACTTACTGCTGAGGAGGCCGAAGAGGAGTGGGAGAG GAGGAACAAGGTCCTGAACCACTTCAGCATCATGCAGCAGCGGCGGCTCAAGGACCAGGGCCAGgacgaggaagaggaggagaaggagaagcgcAGCCGCAAGAAGGCCAGTGAGCTGCGCATCCACGACCTTGAGGACGACCTGGAGATGTCGTCCGATGACAGCGATGCCAGCGGCGAGGAGG GTGGCAGAGCCCCCAGGGCCAAGAAGAAGGCACCGCCGGCCAAGGGgggcaagaagaagaagaagaagaagggttCAGACGATGAGGCCTTTGAGGACAGTGACGATGGGGATTTTGAGGGCCAGGAGGTGGATTACATGTCCGACGGCTCCAG CTCCCAGGACGAGATGGAGGGCAAGCCCAAAGTACCCCAACAGGAGGAGGGGCCCAAGG GCGTCGACGAGCAGAGCGAGAGCAGCGAGGAGAGTGAGGAGGAGAAGCCGCccgaggaggagaaggaggaggatgaGGAGAAGAAGGCCCCAGCCCCCCAGGAGAAGAAGCGGAGGAAAG ACAGCAGCGAGGACTCAGACAGCTCAGAGGAGAGCGACATCGACAGCGAGGCCTCCTCTGCCCTCTTCATGGCG AAGAAGAAGACACCCCCCAAGAGGGAACGGAAGGCATCAGGGGGCAGCTCACGCGGGAACAGCCGCCCTGGCACGCCCAGCACCGAGAGCGGCAGCACCTCCTCCATGCTGCGGGCGGCCGCCAGCAAGCTCGAGCAAG GGAAGCGGAGCAGCGAGGTGCCAGTGGCCAAGAGGCTGCGGCTGGACACTGCACCCCAGAGCCTATCTGGGAAGTCGACGCCCAGCAGCGG CGACGTGCAGGTGACCGAGGACGCCGTGCGCCGCTACCTGACCCGGAAGCCCATGACTACCAAGGACCTGCTGAAGAAGTTCCAGACCAAGAAGACGGGGCTGAGCAGCGAGCAGACGGTCAACGTGCTCGCCCAGATCCTCAAGCGCCTCAACCCCGAGCGCAAGATGATCAACGACAAGATGCACTTCTCCCTCAAGGAGTGA
- the GTF2F1 gene encoding general transcription factor IIF subunit 1 isoform X4 — protein MAALGPSSQNVTEYVVRVPKNTTKRYNIMAFNAADKVNFATWNQARLERDLSNKKIYQEEEMPESGAGSEFNRKLREEARRKKYGIVLKEFRPEDQPWLLRVNGKAGRKFKGVKKGGVTENTSYYIFTQCPDGAFEAFPVHNWYNFTPLARHRTLTAEEAEEEWERRNKVLNHFSIMQQRRLKDQGQDEEEEEKEKRSRKKASELRIHDLEDDLEMSSDDSDASGEEGGRAPRAKKKAPPAKGGKKKKKKKGSDDEAFEDSDDGDFEGQEVDYMSDGSSSSQDEMEGKPKVPQQEEGPKGVDEQSESSEESEEEKPPEEEKEEDEEKKAPAPQEKKRRKDSSEDSDSSEESDIDSEASSALFMAKKKTPPKRERKASGGSSRGNSRPGTPSTESGSTSSMLRAAASKLEQGKRSSEVPVAKRLRLDTAPQSLSGKSTPSSGSDVQVTEDAVRRYLTRKPMTTKDLLKKFQTKKTGLSSEQTVNVLAQILKRLNPERKMINDKMHFSLKE, from the exons GCTCGGCTAGAGCGGGACTTGAGCAACAAGAAGATTTACCAAGAGGAGGAGATGCCCGAGTCGGGCGCTGGCAGTGAGTTCAACCGCAAGCTTAGGGAGGAGGCTCGGAGGAAAAAATATGGCATTGTCCTCAAGGAGTTCCGACCAGAGGACCAACCCTGGCTGCTTCGGGTCAATGGCAAAGCCGGCAGGAA GTTCAAGGGGGTGAAGAAGGGAGGCGTGACGGAGAACACATCCTACTACATCTTTACCCAGTGCCCTGATGGAGCCTTTGAGGCCTTCCCCGTCCATAACTGGTACAACTTCACGCCGCTGGCACGACACCGCACACTTACTGCTGAGGAGGCCGAAGAGGAGTGGGAGAG GAGGAACAAGGTCCTGAACCACTTCAGCATCATGCAGCAGCGGCGGCTCAAGGACCAGGGCCAGgacgaggaagaggaggagaaggagaagcgcAGCCGCAAGAAGGCCAGTGAGCTGCGCATCCACGACCTTGAGGACGACCTGGAGATGTCGTCCGATGACAGCGATGCCAGCGGCGAGGAGG GTGGCAGAGCCCCCAGGGCCAAGAAGAAGGCACCGCCGGCCAAGGGgggcaagaagaagaagaagaagaagggttCAGACGATGAGGCCTTTGAGGACAGTGACGATGGGGATTTTGAGGGCCAGGAGGTGGATTACATGTCCGACGGCTCCAG CAGCTCCCAGGACGAGATGGAGGGCAAGCCCAAAGTACCCCAACAGGAGGAGGGGCCCAAGG GCGTCGACGAGCAGAGCGAGAGCAGCGAGGAGAGTGAGGAGGAGAAGCCGCccgaggaggagaaggaggaggatgaGGAGAAGAAGGCCCCAGCCCCCCAGGAGAAGAAGCGGAGGAAAG ACAGCAGCGAGGACTCAGACAGCTCAGAGGAGAGCGACATCGACAGCGAGGCCTCCTCTGCCCTCTTCATGGCG AAGAAGAAGACACCCCCCAAGAGGGAACGGAAGGCATCAGGGGGCAGCTCACGCGGGAACAGCCGCCCTGGCACGCCCAGCACCGAGAGCGGCAGCACCTCCTCCATGCTGCGGGCGGCCGCCAGCAAGCTCGAGCAAG GGAAGCGGAGCAGCGAGGTGCCAGTGGCCAAGAGGCTGCGGCTGGACACTGCACCCCAGAGCCTATCTGGGAAGTCGACGCCCAGCAGCGG CAGCGACGTGCAGGTGACCGAGGACGCCGTGCGCCGCTACCTGACCCGGAAGCCCATGACTACCAAGGACCTGCTGAAGAAGTTCCAGACCAAGAAGACGGGGCTGAGCAGCGAGCAGACGGTCAACGTGCTCGCCCAGATCCTCAAGCGCCTCAACCCCGAGCGCAAGATGATCAACGACAAGATGCACTTCTCCCTCAAGGAGTGA
- the GTF2F1 gene encoding general transcription factor IIF subunit 1 isoform X5: MAALGPSSQNVTEYVVRVPKNTTKRYNIMAFNAADKVNFATWNQARLERDLSNKKIYQEEEMPESGAGSEFNRKLREEARRKKYGIVLKEFRPEDQPWLLRVNGKAGRKFKGVKKGGVTENTSYYIFTQCPDGAFEAFPVHNWYNFTPLARHRTLTAEEAEEEWERRNKVLNHFSIMQQRRLKDQGQDEEEEEKEKRSRKKASELRIHDLEDDLEMSSDDSDASGEEGGRAPRAKKKAPPAKGGKKKKKKKGSDDEAFEDSDDGDFEGQEVDYMSDGSSSSQDEMEGKPKVPQQEEGPKGVDEQSESSEESEEEKPPEEEKEEDEEKKAPAPQEKKRRKDSSEDSDSSEESDIDSEASSALFMAKKKTPPKRERKASGGSSRGNSRPGTPSTESGSTSSMLRAAASKLEQGKRSSEVPVAKRLRLDTAPQSLSGKSTPSSGDVQVTEDAVRRYLTRKPMTTKDLLKKFQTKKTGLSSEQTVNVLAQILKRLNPERKMINDKMHFSLKE, from the exons GCTCGGCTAGAGCGGGACTTGAGCAACAAGAAGATTTACCAAGAGGAGGAGATGCCCGAGTCGGGCGCTGGCAGTGAGTTCAACCGCAAGCTTAGGGAGGAGGCTCGGAGGAAAAAATATGGCATTGTCCTCAAGGAGTTCCGACCAGAGGACCAACCCTGGCTGCTTCGGGTCAATGGCAAAGCCGGCAGGAA GTTCAAGGGGGTGAAGAAGGGAGGCGTGACGGAGAACACATCCTACTACATCTTTACCCAGTGCCCTGATGGAGCCTTTGAGGCCTTCCCCGTCCATAACTGGTACAACTTCACGCCGCTGGCACGACACCGCACACTTACTGCTGAGGAGGCCGAAGAGGAGTGGGAGAG GAGGAACAAGGTCCTGAACCACTTCAGCATCATGCAGCAGCGGCGGCTCAAGGACCAGGGCCAGgacgaggaagaggaggagaaggagaagcgcAGCCGCAAGAAGGCCAGTGAGCTGCGCATCCACGACCTTGAGGACGACCTGGAGATGTCGTCCGATGACAGCGATGCCAGCGGCGAGGAGG GTGGCAGAGCCCCCAGGGCCAAGAAGAAGGCACCGCCGGCCAAGGGgggcaagaagaagaagaagaagaagggttCAGACGATGAGGCCTTTGAGGACAGTGACGATGGGGATTTTGAGGGCCAGGAGGTGGATTACATGTCCGACGGCTCCAG CAGCTCCCAGGACGAGATGGAGGGCAAGCCCAAAGTACCCCAACAGGAGGAGGGGCCCAAGG GCGTCGACGAGCAGAGCGAGAGCAGCGAGGAGAGTGAGGAGGAGAAGCCGCccgaggaggagaaggaggaggatgaGGAGAAGAAGGCCCCAGCCCCCCAGGAGAAGAAGCGGAGGAAAG ACAGCAGCGAGGACTCAGACAGCTCAGAGGAGAGCGACATCGACAGCGAGGCCTCCTCTGCCCTCTTCATGGCG AAGAAGAAGACACCCCCCAAGAGGGAACGGAAGGCATCAGGGGGCAGCTCACGCGGGAACAGCCGCCCTGGCACGCCCAGCACCGAGAGCGGCAGCACCTCCTCCATGCTGCGGGCGGCCGCCAGCAAGCTCGAGCAAG GGAAGCGGAGCAGCGAGGTGCCAGTGGCCAAGAGGCTGCGGCTGGACACTGCACCCCAGAGCCTATCTGGGAAGTCGACGCCCAGCAGCGG CGACGTGCAGGTGACCGAGGACGCCGTGCGCCGCTACCTGACCCGGAAGCCCATGACTACCAAGGACCTGCTGAAGAAGTTCCAGACCAAGAAGACGGGGCTGAGCAGCGAGCAGACGGTCAACGTGCTCGCCCAGATCCTCAAGCGCCTCAACCCCGAGCGCAAGATGATCAACGACAAGATGCACTTCTCCCTCAAGGAGTGA
- the PSPN gene encoding LOW QUALITY PROTEIN: persephin (The sequence of the model RefSeq protein was modified relative to this genomic sequence to represent the inferred CDS: inserted 2 bases in 1 codon) yields the protein MTKGRALLGCLLLLFLRLDLSGGPAALGSPGVQAAEPGGTQRPQLVGEDAPGQAQLGMVXPKSPSNFPAPLPLPALPAASSPLSPPGARLRRNAAGPCQLWSLTLPVAELGLGYTSEEKVIFRYCAGSCPRGARTQHSLVLARLRVQGRAHGGPCCWPTRYADVAFLDKHHRWQLLPQLSAAACGCGG from the exons ATGACCAAAGGCAGAGCCCTGCTTGGCTGCCTGCTGCTCCTATTTCTGCGCCTGGACCTCAGCGGAGGCCCCGCTGCCCTGGGGTCCCCGGGGGTGCAGGCAGCGGAGCCCGGAGGGACCCAGAGGCCACAGCTGGTGGGAGAAGATGCACCTGGGCAGGCACAGCTGGGTATGGT CCCCAAATCCCCATCTAACTTCCCAGCTCCTCTCCCCCTTCCGGCCCTGCCTGCTGCCAGCAGCCCCCTCTCTCCCCCAGGTGCCCGCCTGCGCCGTAACGCTGCTGGCCCGTGCCAGCTGTGGAGCCTGACCCTGCCCGTGGCAGAGCTGGGCCTGGGCTACACCTCGGAGGAGAAGGTCATCTTTCGCTACTGTGCCGGCAGCTGCCCCCGTGGGGCTCGCACTCAACACAGCCTGGTGCTGGCTCGGCTGCGGGTCCAGGGCCGGGCCCACGGTGGACCCTGCTGCTGGCCTACCCGCTACGCCGACGTGGCCTTCCTCGACAAACACCACCGCTGGCAGCTGCTGCCCCAGCTCTCGGCGGCCGCCTGCGGCTGCGGCGGCTAA
- the ALKBH7 gene encoding alpha-ketoglutarate-dependent dioxygenase alkB homolog 7, mitochondrial isoform X2 yields MAGSGRLALRTLAGLGWVRGSDPAVLSRLRDEAVVRPDFLSAAEEETLRRELEPELRRRRYEYDHWDAAIHGFRETEKARWSEASRAILQRMRAAAFGPGQALHSPVHVLDLEPRGYVKPHVDSIKFCGATIAGLSLLSPSVMRLVHAQEPREWLELLLEPGSLYILRGSARYDFSHEILRDEESFFGERRIARGRRISVICRSLPEEGVQGEPGQSPTAC; encoded by the exons ATGGCCGGGAGCGGGAGGCTGGCGCTGCGGACGCTGGCCGGGCTGGGCTGGGTGCGGGGCTCGGACCCGGCCGTCTTGAGTCGCCTGCGGGACGAGGCCGTGGTGCGGCCCGACTTTCTAAGCGCGGCAGAGGAGGAGACGCTGCGGCGCGAACTGGAGCCGGAACTGCGCCGGCGGCGCTACGAATACGACCACTGGGACGCG GCCATCCACGGCTTCCGGGAGACGGAGAAGGCGCGCTGGTCCGAGGCCAGCCGGGCCATCCTGCAGCGCATGCGGGCGGCGGCCTTCGGCCCCGGCCAGGCCCTGCACTCCCCGGTGCACGTGTTGGACCTGGAGCCTCGGGGCTACGTCAAGCCGCATGTGGACAGCATCAAG TTCTGCGGAGCCACCATCGCCGGCCTGTCCCTCCTGTCCCCGAGCGTCATGCGGCTGGTGCACGCCCAGGAGCCCCGAGAGTGGTTGGAACTCCTGCTGGAGCCGGGCTCCCTCTACATCCTTAG GGGCTCTGCCCGGTACGACTTCTCCCATGAGATCCTTCGGGACGAAGAGTCCTTTTTTGGGGAGCGCCGGATCGCCCGGGGCCGCCGCATCTCTGTGATCTGCCGCTCCCTCCCTGAGGAGGGGGTGCAGGGGGAGCCCGGGCAGTCCCCCACAGCCTGCTGA
- the ALKBH7 gene encoding alpha-ketoglutarate-dependent dioxygenase alkB homolog 7, mitochondrial isoform X1, producing the protein MAGSGRLALRTLAGLGWVRGSDPAVLSRLRDEAVVRPDFLSAAEEETLRRELEPELRRRRYEYDHWDAVALRVVLEPQLPSLENQLPYPRPRLCALLPRASVSLVALWEPPGFTRALRAGHPRLPGDGEGALVRGQPGHPAAHAGGGLRPRPGPALPGARVGPGASGLRQAACGQHQVLRSHHRRPVPPVPERHAAGARPGAPRVVGTPAGAGLPLHP; encoded by the exons ATGGCCGGGAGCGGGAGGCTGGCGCTGCGGACGCTGGCCGGGCTGGGCTGGGTGCGGGGCTCGGACCCGGCCGTCTTGAGTCGCCTGCGGGACGAGGCCGTGGTGCGGCCCGACTTTCTAAGCGCGGCAGAGGAGGAGACGCTGCGGCGCGAACTGGAGCCGGAACTGCGCCGGCGGCGCTACGAATACGACCACTGGGACGCG GTGGCACTAAGGGTCGTGCTGGAGCCTCAGTTACCCAGCCTGGAGAATCAACTCCCCTATCCCCGACCCCGGCTCTGCGCCCTGCTcccccgggcctcagtttcccttgtTGCGCTCTGGGAGCCTCCGGGCTTTACCCGAGCCCTCCGCGCAGGCCATCCACGGCTTCCGGGAGACGGAGAAGGCGCGCTGGTCCGAGGCCAGCCGGGCCATCCTGCAGCGCATGCGGGCGGCGGCCTTCGGCCCCGGCCAGGCCCTGCACTCCCCGGTGCACGTGTTGGACCTGGAGCCTCGGGGCTACGTCAAGCCGCATGTGGACAGCATCAAG TTCTGCGGAGCCACCATCGCCGGCCTGTCCCTCCTGTCCCCGAGCGTCATGCGGCTGGTGCACGCCCAGGAGCCCCGAGAGTGGTTGGAACTCCTGCTGGAGCCGGGCTCCCTCTACATCCTTAG
- the CLPP gene encoding ATP-dependent Clp protease proteolytic subunit, mitochondrial — MWPGFLVGGPRVAVGVRPVLGPLLAARFSPLQRTPETVPAPQRSLHATAARALPLIPIVVEQTGRGERAYDIYSRLLRERIVCVMGPIDDSLASLVIAQLLFLQSESNKKPIHMYINSPGGVVTSGLAIYDTMQYILNPICTWCVGQAASMGSLLLAAGSPGMRHSLPNSRIMIHQPSGGARGQATDIAIQAEEIMKLKKQLYSIYAKHTKQSLQVIESTMERDRYMSPMEAQEFGILDKVLVHPPQDGEDEPELVQKEPTAAVVANATPAST, encoded by the exons ATGTGGCCCGGCTTCTTAGTGGGGGGGCCCCGGGTGGCGGTAGGCGTGCGCCCTGTGCTGGGGCCTCTCCTCGCCGCACGCTTCTCCCCGCTGCAGCGGACCCCCGAAACCGTCCCGGCCCCTCAGCGGAGCCTGCACGCGACGGCGGCCCGGGCTCTCCCGCTCATCCCTATCGTGGTGGAGCAGACG GGTCGCGGAGAGCGCGCTTATGACATCTACTCCCGGCTGCTGCGGGAGCGAATCGTGTGCGTCATGGGTCCG ATCGACGACAGCCTCGCCAGCCTGGTTATCGCGCAGCTCCTCTTCCTGCAGTCCGAGAGCAACAAAAAGCCCATCCACATGTACATCAACAGCCCTG GTGGCGTGGTGACCTCGGGCCTGGCCATCTATGACACGATGCAATACATCTTGAACCCCATCTGCACATGGTGCGTGGGCCAGGCCGCCAGCATGGGCTCCCTCCTCCTCGCTGCTGGCTCCCCGGGCATGCGCCACTCGCTCCCCAACTCCCGCATCATGATACACCAGCCCTCCGGGGGCGCCCGG GGTCAAGCCACAGATATCGCCATCCAGGCTGAGGAGATCATGAAACTGAAGAAGCAGCTCTACAGCATCTATGCCAAACACACCAAACAGAGCCTGCAGGTGATCG AGTCGACCATGGAGAGGGACCGCTACATGAGCCCCATGGAAGCGCAGGAGTTTGGCATCTTGGACAAAGTTCTGGTCCACCCTCCTCAGGACGGAGAGGACGAGCCCGAGTTGGTGCAAAAGGAGCCCACCGCAGCAGTGGTGGCAAACGCCACCCCAGCAAGCACCTGA